A segment of the Bacillus sp. es.034 genome:
TTCATCCGCATTTGCGAGTTGTTGTACTTCAGGCATATCGGTCAGCTGAACACTTTCGCCCTCTGCACCCGGGATGTATGCCCAAACCTCATCTGCTGTATGGGAAAGGATTGGGGACATGAGTTTTGTAAGGGCCACCAGACTTTCATACAGTACCGTCTGAATCGCTCGACGCTCATAGTGATTTTCTGACTCGATATACAGTACATCCTTTGCAAAATCGAGGTAGAATGAACTCAAATCCAATGTGCAGAAATTATTGACTGCATGATAGATGCTTGCGAATTCATATTTATCGTACGAATTTTTCACATTCTTCACAAGATCATTCAGCTTCACAAGCATAAATTGATCCACTTCTCTTAATCCATCAAAGGATACCGCATCTGTTTCAGGGTTAAAGTCAGAAAGGTTCCCCAATAAGAAACGATAGGTATTACGGATCTTACGGTAGACTTCAGCCACCTGCTTCAAGATTGGATCAGAAACTCGAACATCTGCCTGATAATCAACAGACGCTACCCAAAGACGAAGGATATCCGCTCCAAGCTGTTTCATAACCTTTTCCGGGACAACGACGTTCCCTAATGATTTACTCATCTTTCTTCCATCACCATCAAGAGCAAATCCGTGACTTAACACGCCTTTGTATGGAGCTTTACCCGTTACGGCTACTCCTGTCGTCAATGAAGAGTTGAACCAACCGCGATACTGGTCGGATCCTTCCAGATAAAGGTCTGCAGGACGCTGCAAGTCATCTCTTTCCTCAAGAACTGCCTGATGGGAAGATCCTGAATCGAACCAGACGTCCATGATGTCCTGTTCTTTCGTGAATTTCCCGTTAGGACTACCTTCATGCATAAACCCTTCAGGTAAGAGGTCTTTTGCTTCTTTCTCAAACCAAATGTTTGATCCATGATCACGGAAAAGCTTGGACACATGATCAATCGTCTCATCTGTAATGATCTCCTGACCATTCTCAGCATAGAATACCGGGATCGGCACTCCCCATGCACGCTGACGGGAAATACACCAGTCTCCACGGTCTCTGACCATATTGAATAGACGTGTTTCTCCCCATGCGGGAACCCATTTCGTATCCTTTACAGCCTGGAGTAATTCTTTACGGAATTTATCGATGGAAGCAAACCACTGTGCCGTCGCTCGATAAATAACCGGCTTTTTCGTGCGCCAGTCATGCGGGTATGAGTGAGTGATGAAGTTTAACTTCAATAATGCCCCGGCTTCCTGAAGCTTTTCTGTGATTGGTTTATTTGCCTTATCATAAAATAAGCCTTCAAACCCCGGAGCTTCTGAAGTCATAACCCCTTTATCGTCGACAGGACATAATACATCCAGTCCGTATTTCTTCCCTACAAGGAAGTCATCCTCCCCGTGCCCAGGAGCTGTATGGACACAGCCGGTACCTGAATCAGTCGTAACATGCTCACCAAGGACCACAAGGGAGTCACGATCGTACAGGGGATGTTTTGCCACGATATGTTCGAGTTCTGCACCCTTGACCTTTTTGATAACAGAATGGGTTTCCCATTCAAGATTCTCCGCAACGTCTTCAAGCAAATCTTCGGCTACGACATAGCTGTTTTCCTTCACATTTACAACCACATAATTCAAATCCGCATGTACAGCAATCCCAAGGTTCGCAGGGATCGTCCACGGTGTAGTCGTCCAGATCACGAGTTGGGTTCCTTCTTTAAGGACATCCTTACCCTCTGTAACGGCAAAACCTACATAAATGGACGGGGAACGCTTGTCCTGATACTCGATTTCTGCTTCTGCAAGGGCTGATTCACTTGATGGTGACCAGTAGACAGGCTTCTTCCCTTTGTAGATATAACCCTTTTTCGCCATATCACCGAAAACTTTGATTTGCTGGGCTTCATATTCAGGTTTTAATGTAATATACGGATTTTCCCAATCGCCACGTACACCTAATTGCTTAAATTGCTTGCGTTGGTTATCCACTTGCTCATAAGCATACTCTTCACATAATTTACGGAACTCGGCGATCGTCATCTCTTTACGCTTTACGCCTTTATTCGTTAACGCCTGCTCGATCGGCAGACCGTGAGTGTCCCAACCAGGAACATATGGGGCATGGAAACCGCTCATGGATTTATAGCGTACGATAAAGTCTTTCAGGATCTTATTCAATGCGTGACCCATATGGATATTTCCGTTGGCATATGGAGGACCATCGTGAAGGACGAATAAAGGACGATCACTCGTTCTTTCCTGTACCTTTTGATAGATGTCCATCTCTTCCCACTTTTTCTGTGTATCCGGTTCACGCTTCGGTAAGTTCCCTCTCATCGGGAATTCCGTTTTCGGCATCAGTAATGTATCTTTATATTCCATGAAATCATCCTCCTAATCATTTCTCTTAATTGCCATCATTTCTATATCCTTCACTTCTTAATCAGGCAGGGTGAACTTTCCTTTTTTACAAAATAAAAAAAGCTTTCTCATCCCTGAATAGGGACGAGAAAGCCTTTCCCGCGGTACCACCCTCATAAAGACCGAAAATGGCCTTCACTTGTTGATTCGTAACGTGAATAATTCGCCGCTCATTACTCTTCTGGTAGGAATTTCATGAGCAGGGCTCGAGGGTGATCTTCCGGGCTTTTTCCTTGTCGGGCTCACACCGTCCCCGACTCGCTAGAAAGGATTCATCATAAGTACGTACTGTCCCTGTCTTAGCCTTTTAATGCAATTAAGATTGTTGTTCAATTATATGAAAGTATTGCTCTTTTCGTCAAGACAATGTCTCTTCTTCTTTTAAAGTTTTTAAATCTGTTGCGTCCAAATCGAATTCCATTAACTGATCCCAGTCATTTGTATCCAGAAGATCAAGCTGTGCTTCGATCAACATTTTGAAACGAGTACGGAACACCTTTGACTGCTTCTTGAGTTCTTCTATCTCA
Coding sequences within it:
- the ileS gene encoding isoleucine--tRNA ligase; this translates as MEYKDTLLMPKTEFPMRGNLPKREPDTQKKWEEMDIYQKVQERTSDRPLFVLHDGPPYANGNIHMGHALNKILKDFIVRYKSMSGFHAPYVPGWDTHGLPIEQALTNKGVKRKEMTIAEFRKLCEEYAYEQVDNQRKQFKQLGVRGDWENPYITLKPEYEAQQIKVFGDMAKKGYIYKGKKPVYWSPSSESALAEAEIEYQDKRSPSIYVGFAVTEGKDVLKEGTQLVIWTTTPWTIPANLGIAVHADLNYVVVNVKENSYVVAEDLLEDVAENLEWETHSVIKKVKGAELEHIVAKHPLYDRDSLVVLGEHVTTDSGTGCVHTAPGHGEDDFLVGKKYGLDVLCPVDDKGVMTSEAPGFEGLFYDKANKPITEKLQEAGALLKLNFITHSYPHDWRTKKPVIYRATAQWFASIDKFRKELLQAVKDTKWVPAWGETRLFNMVRDRGDWCISRQRAWGVPIPVFYAENGQEIITDETIDHVSKLFRDHGSNIWFEKEAKDLLPEGFMHEGSPNGKFTKEQDIMDVWFDSGSSHQAVLEERDDLQRPADLYLEGSDQYRGWFNSSLTTGVAVTGKAPYKGVLSHGFALDGDGRKMSKSLGNVVVPEKVMKQLGADILRLWVASVDYQADVRVSDPILKQVAEVYRKIRNTYRFLLGNLSDFNPETDAVSFDGLREVDQFMLVKLNDLVKNVKNSYDKYEFASIYHAVNNFCTLDLSSFYLDFAKDVLYIESENHYERRAIQTVLYESLVALTKLMSPILSHTADEVWAYIPGAEGESVQLTDMPEVQQLANADELKKKWNTFLELRDDVLKALEEARNQKVIGKSLTAKVTLYVNEETKKLLDSIKEDLKQLFIVSAIEIGGAVNEAPEHALNLGENNIVVEKADGKTCDRCWVVTTTVGEDKDHPTLCKRCASVVKESYFRDSERKTNF